The following proteins are co-located in the Streptomyces sp. DT2A-34 genome:
- a CDS encoding nucleotide pyrophosphatase/phosphodiesterase family protein, whose translation MGCPTPLLVLDVVGLTPRLLDHMPHLKTLAQSGSRAPLGTVLPAVTCAAQSTFLTGTHPSEHGIVGNGWYFRDLGDVLLWRQHNGLVAGDKLWDAARRAHPGYTVANICWWYAMGADTDITVTPRPIYYSDGRKEPDCYTRPPALHDELTEKLGAFPLFHFWGPGADLVSSRWIIDATRHIIRTRHPDLTLCYLPHLDYDLQRFGPDDPRSLKAAADLDAAMAPLLDDARAEGRTVVALSEYGITRVNRPVDINRALRRAGLLEVHTQDGMEYLDPMTSRAFAVADHQIAHVYVRRPEDLDATRTALDGLPGIEQLLDDEGKKAHHLDHPRSGELVAVAEPDAWFTYYYWLDDARAPDFARLVEIHRKPGYDPVELFMDPLDPYIKVKAATALARKKLGMRYRMAVVPLDPSPIRGSHGRIPASDDDGPLLICSTPRALGDRVAATDVKSLLLQFAGLG comes from the coding sequence CTGGGATGTCCCACCCCTCTCCTCGTCCTCGACGTCGTCGGCCTCACCCCGCGTCTCCTCGACCACATGCCCCACCTCAAGACGCTCGCCCAGTCCGGCTCCCGCGCGCCGCTCGGCACCGTCCTGCCCGCGGTCACCTGCGCCGCCCAGTCCACCTTCCTGACCGGCACCCACCCGTCGGAGCACGGCATCGTCGGCAACGGCTGGTACTTCCGCGACCTCGGCGACGTACTCCTGTGGCGCCAGCACAACGGACTGGTCGCCGGCGACAAGCTCTGGGACGCCGCCCGCCGCGCGCATCCCGGCTACACCGTCGCGAATATCTGCTGGTGGTACGCCATGGGCGCCGACACCGACATCACCGTCACCCCCCGTCCGATCTACTACTCCGACGGCCGCAAGGAACCCGACTGCTACACCCGGCCGCCCGCCCTGCACGACGAACTCACCGAGAAGCTGGGCGCCTTCCCGCTCTTCCACTTCTGGGGCCCCGGCGCGGACCTGGTCTCCAGCCGCTGGATCATCGACGCGACCCGCCACATCATCCGCACCCGGCACCCCGATCTGACGCTCTGCTACCTCCCTCATCTCGACTACGACCTGCAGCGCTTCGGCCCGGACGATCCACGCTCGCTGAAGGCGGCCGCCGACCTGGACGCTGCCATGGCCCCGCTGCTGGACGACGCTCGCGCCGAGGGCCGTACCGTCGTCGCGCTGTCCGAGTACGGGATCACTCGCGTGAACCGGCCCGTCGACATCAACCGCGCCCTGAGACGGGCAGGCCTGCTGGAGGTGCACACCCAGGACGGCATGGAGTACCTCGACCCGATGACGTCACGTGCCTTCGCGGTCGCCGACCACCAGATCGCCCATGTCTACGTGCGCCGGCCGGAAGACCTCGACGCGACCCGGACCGCCCTGGACGGACTACCCGGCATCGAGCAACTCCTCGACGACGAGGGCAAGAAGGCTCACCATCTCGACCATCCACGCTCCGGCGAGCTCGTCGCCGTCGCGGAGCCCGATGCCTGGTTCACGTACTACTACTGGCTCGACGACGCCCGCGCGCCCGACTTCGCGCGACTGGTCGAGATCCATCGCAAACCCGGCTACGACCCGGTCGAACTCTTCATGGATCCCCTCGACCCCTACATCAAGGTCAAGGCCGCGACCGCACTCGCCCGCAAGAAACTGGGCATGCGCTACCGCATGGCGGTCGTGCCCCTGGATCCGTCACCTATTCGCGGCAGCCATGGCCGCATACCTGCGAGCGACGACGACGGTCCGCTCCTCATCTGCTCCACCCCCCGCGCTCTCGGCGACCGTGTCGCGGCCACCGATGTGAAGTCACTCCTGCTCCAATTCGCCGGTCTCGGCTGA